A part of Mustela erminea isolate mMusErm1 chromosome 9, mMusErm1.Pri, whole genome shotgun sequence genomic DNA contains:
- the B4GALNT4 gene encoding N-acetyl-beta-glucosaminyl-glycoprotein 4-beta-N-acetylgalactosaminyltransferase 1 isoform X6, which produces MPRFPVKKVRKQIKLLLLLLLLTCAAWLTYVHLSLVRQGRALRQRLGYGRDGEKLSGVTESRGVRAALSTQRAEDSSESREEAQVPDGRDPNTLFPAGAGKPPSLNLTHQAPPWWDKYKGQVNLHVFEDWCGGAVGHLRRNLHFPLFPHTRTTVKKLAVSPKWKNYGLRIFGFIHPARDGDVQFSVASDDNSEFWLSPNESPASAQLVAFVGKTGSEWTAPGEFTKFSSQVSKPRRLMASRRYYFELLHKQDDRGSDHVEVGWRAFLPGLKFEVIGSAHISLYTDESSLKMDHVAHVPQSPASHVGGHLPQEEPRADMLRPDPRDTFFLTPRMEPSSLENVLEPCTYAPTYVVKDFPIARYQGLQFVYLSFVYPNDHTRLTHMETENKCFYRESPLYLERFGFYKYMKMDREEGEEDEEEEGQRRAFLFLNPDDFLDDEDEGELLDSLEPTEASLLQSGRRSPSPVAPTTPLGPKPTAPAPPSTRDLPTPRRSRALSWAARAARPLPLFLGRALRPRAAAEQPPPKVYVTRVRPRLRAPSRALAPLSPRGPPWPPFPGVFLRPRPLPRVQLRVPPRTPRSRGHRTGGPPATELRPSARAQATQGSREGQLRMLGLPGPTTDLNLSSEAQPVTSFLSLSQVSRPQAPGQDEEEEEEGEADEDGAQGEEDSEEAGGPPRGRWREDAIDWQRTFSVGAMDFELLRSDWNDLRCNVSGNLQLPEAEAVDVVAQYMERLNAHHGGRYALLRIVNVEKRRDSARGSRFLLELELQERGGGRLRLSEYVFLRLPGAHAGHTDRDEESPEPAPAASVRPDGRPELCRPLRLAWRQDVMVHFIVPVKNQARWVAQFLADMAALHARTGDSHFSVILVDFESEDMDVERALSAARLPRYQYLRRTGNFERSAGLQAGVDSVEDASSIVFLCDLHIHFPPNILDGIRKHCVEGKLAFAPVVMRLGCGSSPGDPHGYWEVNGFGLFGIYKSDFDRVGGMNTEEFRDQWGGEDWELLDRVLQAGLEVERLRLRNFYHHYHSKRGMWATRSRKGSRTEGP; this is translated from the exons ATGCCGCGGTTCCCGGTGAAGAAGGTCCGCAAGCAGAtcaagctgctgctgctgctgctcctcctcaccTGCGCCGCGTGGCTCACGTACGTGCACCTGAGCCTGGTGCGCCAGGGCCGCGCGCTGCGCCAGCGGCTGGGCTACGGGCGAG ATGGGGAGAAGCTGAGTGGCGTCACCGAGAGCAGGGGCGTCCGCGCCGCACTGTCCACGCAGAGGGCGGAGGACTCCAGCGAGAGCCGGGAGGAGGCACAGGTG CCTGATGGCCGGGACCCAAACACGCTGTTTCCCGCGGGGGCTGGAAAGCccccctctctgaacctcactcATCAGGCGCCTCCGTGGTGGGACAAG TACAAGGGGCAGGTGAACCTGCACGTGTTTGAGGACTGGTGCGGCGGCGCCGTGGGCCACCTGAGGAGGAACCTGCACTTCCCGCTGTTCCCTCAC ACGCGCACCACCGTGAAGAAGTTGGCCGTGTCCCCCAAGTGGAAGAACTACGGGCTGCGGATTTTTGGCTTCATCCATCCGGCAAGAGACG GAGATGTCCAGTTCTCTGTGGCTTCAGACGACAACTCTGAGTTCTGGCTGAGCCCAAACGAGAGCCCGGCAAGTGCCCAGCTGGTAGCCTTTGTGGGCAAG ACCGGCTCAGAGTGGACAGCACCTGGAGAATTCACCAAGTTCAGCTCCCAGGTGTCCAAGCCCAGGCG GCTCATGGCCTCCCGGAGGTACTACTTCGAGCTGCTGCACAAGCAGGACGACCGAGGCTCAGACCACGTGGAAGTGGGC tgGCGAGCCTTCTTGCCCGGCCTGAAGTTTGAGGTCATAGGCTCTGCTCACATCTCCTTGTACACAG ACGAGTCATCCCTGAAGATGGACCATGTGGCCCACGTCCCCCAGTCTCCAGCTAGCCATGTTGGGGGGCACCTGCCTCAGGAGGAGCCCAGAGCTGACATGCTGCGCCCGGACCCCCGAGACACCTTCTTCCTCA CTCCCCGCATGGAGCCTTCGAGTCTGGAGAATGTGCTGGAGCCCTGCACCTACGCCCCCACGTATGTCGTCAAGGACTTCCCCATCGCCAGATACCAGGGACTGCAGTTT GTGTACCTGTCCTTCGTCTACCCCAATGATCATACGCGCCTCACTCACATGGAGACGGAAAACAAGTGCTTCTACCGGGAGTCGCCGCTGTACTTGgaaag gtttGGGTTCTATAAGTACATGAAGAtggacagggaggagggggaggaagacgaagaggaggaggggcagcgccgagccttcctcttcctcaacCCGGACG ACTTCCTGGACGATGAGGACGAGGGGGAGCTGCTGGACAGTCTGGAGCCTACGGAGGCGTCCCTTCTGCAGAGCGGCCGCCGATCCCCGTCCCCAGTGGCCCCCACCACACCACTGGGACCCAAGCCTACCGCGCCAGCGCCTCCCAGCACCCGGGACCTGCCAACCCCCAGGCGCTCCCGGGCGCTGAGCTGGGCTGCACGGGCCGCGCGCCCCCTGCCCCTCTTCTTGGGCCGCGCCCTGCGCCCCCGAGCAGCCGCTGAGCAGCCGCCCCCAAAGGTGTATGTGACACGGGTGCGGCCGAGACTGCGGGCCCCCTCGCGGGCCCTGGCACCTCTCAGCCCCCGCGGCCCACCCTGGCCGCCCTTCCCCGGAGTATTCCTCCGTCCCAGACCACTTCCGCGGGTGCAGCTGCGGGTCCCCCCGCGCACGCCCCGGTCTCGAGGCCACAGGACCGGCGGCCCCCCCGCCACAGAGCTGAGGCCCTCTGCCCGGGCGCAGGCCACCCAGGGGAGCCGGGAGGGCCAGCTGCGCATGCTGGGCCTCCCGGGACCCACCACGGACTTGAACTTGTCATCAGAAGCACAGCCAGTGACCTCCTTCCTGAGCTTGTCCCAGGTGTCCAGGCCACAGGCGCCTGGgcaggacgaggaggaggaggaggagggggaagcagacgaAGATGGGGCCCAGGGCGAGGAGGACAGCGAGGAGGCAGGCGGGCCCCCCCGCGGCCGCTGGCGCGAGGACGCCATCGACTGGCAGCGCACGTTCAGCGTGGGCGCGATGGACTTCGAGCTGCTGCGCTCCGACTGGAACGACCTGCGCTGCAACGTGTCGGGGAACCTGCAGCTGCCGGAGGCTGAGGCCGTGGACGTGGTGGCTCAGTATATGGAGCGGCTCAACGCCCACCATGGCGG GCGCTACGCGCTTCTGCGCATCGTGAACGTGGAGAAGCGCCGGGACTCTGCGCGCGGAAGCCGCTTCCTCCTGGAGCTCGAGCTGCAAGAGCGCGGAGGCGGCCGCCTGCGTCTGTCCGAGTACGTCTTCCTGCGGCTGCCGGGAGCCCACGCGGGACACACAGACAGGGACGAAGAGAGTCCCGAGCCGGCGCCCGCCGCTTCCGTACGCCCAGACGGCCGCCCGGAGCTTTGCCGGCCCCTGCGCCTGGCCTGGCGCCAGGACGTGATGGTACACTTCATCGTGCCAG TGAAGAACCAGGCGCGCTGGGTGGCACAGTTCCTGGCCGACATGGCCGCGCTGCACGCCCGCACGGGGGACTCCCACTTCAGCGTCATCCTGGTGGACTTTGAGAGCGAGGATATGGATGTGGAACGGGCCTTGAGCGCAGCTCGGCTGCCCCG gTACCAGTACCTGAGGCGAACTGGAAACTTCGAGCGCTCCGCGGGCTTGCAAGCTGGCGTGGACTCCGTGGAG GATGCCAGCAGCATCGTTTTCCTCTGTGATCTGCACATCCATTTCCCCCCCAACATCCTGGACGGCATCCGCAAACACTGCGTGGAGGGCAAGCTGGCCTTTGCACCTGTGGTCATGCGCCTGGGCTGCGGGAGCTCGCCGGGGGACCCTCACG GTTACTGGGAGGTGAATGGCTTTGGCCTCTTCGGGATCTATAAGTCAGACTTCGACCGCGTTGGAGGCATGAACACTGAGGAGTTCCGTGACCAGTGGGGGGGCGAGGACTGGGAGCTCCTGGACAG GGTCCTGCAGGCAGGGCTGGAGGTGGAGCGGCTCCGACTGAGGAACTTCTACCACCACTACCACTCCAAGCGGGGAATGTGGGCCACACGCAGCCGGAAGGGCTCCCGCACAGAGGGCCCTTGA
- the B4GALNT4 gene encoding N-acetyl-beta-glucosaminyl-glycoprotein 4-beta-N-acetylgalactosaminyltransferase 1 isoform X5, with product MPRFPVKKVRKQIKLLLLLLLLTCAAWLTYVHLSLVRQGRALRQRLGYGRDGEKLSGVTESRGVRAALSTQRAEDSSESREEAQVPDGRDPNTLFPAGAGKPPSLNLTHQAPPWWDKYKGQVNLHVFEDWCGGAVGHLRRNLHFPLFPHTRTTVKKLAVSPKWKNYGLRIFGFIHPARDGDVQFSVASDDNSEFWLSPNESPASAQLVAFVGKTGSEWTAPGEFTKFSSQVSKPRRLMASRRYYFELLHKQDDRGSDHVEVGWRAFLPGLKFEVIGSAHISLYTDESSLKMDHVAHVPQSPASHVGGHLPQEEPRADMLRPDPRDTFFLTPRMEPSSLENVLEPCTYAPTYVVKDFPIARYQGLQFVYLSFVYPNDHTRLTHMETENKCFYRESPLYLERFGFYKYMKMDREEGEEDEEEEGQRRAFLFLNPDGECPPRPPARAHLGVVGLAMLPTDFLDDEDEGELLDSLEPTEASLLQSGRRSPSPVAPTTPLGPKPTAPAPPSTRDLPTPRRSRALSWAARAARPLPLFLGRALRPRAAAEQPPPKVYVTRVRPRLRAPSRALAPLSPRGPPWPPFPGVFLRPRPLPRVQLRVPPRTPRSRGHRTGGPPATELRPSARAQATQGSREGQLRMLGLPGPTTDLNLSSEAQPVTSFLSLSQVSRPQAPGQDEEEEEEGEADEDGAQGEEDSEEAGGPPRGRWREDAIDWQRTFSVGAMDFELLRSDWNDLRCNVSGNLQLPEAEAVDVVAQYMERLNAHHGGRYALLRIVNVEKRRDSARGSRFLLELELQERGGGRLRLSEYVFLRLPGAHAGHTDRDEESPEPAPAASVRPDGRPELCRPLRLAWRQDVMVHFIVPVKNQARWVAQFLADMAALHARTGDSHFSVILVDFESEDMDVERALSAARLPRYQYLRRTGNFERSAGLQAGVDSVEVRGQDASSIVFLCDLHIHFPPNILDGIRKHCVEGKLAFAPVVMRLGCGSSPGDPHGYWEVNGFGLFGIYKSDFDRVGGMNTEEFRDQWGGEDWELLDRVLQTQGQPWNRLCPQIP from the exons ATGCCGCGGTTCCCGGTGAAGAAGGTCCGCAAGCAGAtcaagctgctgctgctgctgctcctcctcaccTGCGCCGCGTGGCTCACGTACGTGCACCTGAGCCTGGTGCGCCAGGGCCGCGCGCTGCGCCAGCGGCTGGGCTACGGGCGAG ATGGGGAGAAGCTGAGTGGCGTCACCGAGAGCAGGGGCGTCCGCGCCGCACTGTCCACGCAGAGGGCGGAGGACTCCAGCGAGAGCCGGGAGGAGGCACAGGTG CCTGATGGCCGGGACCCAAACACGCTGTTTCCCGCGGGGGCTGGAAAGCccccctctctgaacctcactcATCAGGCGCCTCCGTGGTGGGACAAG TACAAGGGGCAGGTGAACCTGCACGTGTTTGAGGACTGGTGCGGCGGCGCCGTGGGCCACCTGAGGAGGAACCTGCACTTCCCGCTGTTCCCTCAC ACGCGCACCACCGTGAAGAAGTTGGCCGTGTCCCCCAAGTGGAAGAACTACGGGCTGCGGATTTTTGGCTTCATCCATCCGGCAAGAGACG GAGATGTCCAGTTCTCTGTGGCTTCAGACGACAACTCTGAGTTCTGGCTGAGCCCAAACGAGAGCCCGGCAAGTGCCCAGCTGGTAGCCTTTGTGGGCAAG ACCGGCTCAGAGTGGACAGCACCTGGAGAATTCACCAAGTTCAGCTCCCAGGTGTCCAAGCCCAGGCG GCTCATGGCCTCCCGGAGGTACTACTTCGAGCTGCTGCACAAGCAGGACGACCGAGGCTCAGACCACGTGGAAGTGGGC tgGCGAGCCTTCTTGCCCGGCCTGAAGTTTGAGGTCATAGGCTCTGCTCACATCTCCTTGTACACAG ACGAGTCATCCCTGAAGATGGACCATGTGGCCCACGTCCCCCAGTCTCCAGCTAGCCATGTTGGGGGGCACCTGCCTCAGGAGGAGCCCAGAGCTGACATGCTGCGCCCGGACCCCCGAGACACCTTCTTCCTCA CTCCCCGCATGGAGCCTTCGAGTCTGGAGAATGTGCTGGAGCCCTGCACCTACGCCCCCACGTATGTCGTCAAGGACTTCCCCATCGCCAGATACCAGGGACTGCAGTTT GTGTACCTGTCCTTCGTCTACCCCAATGATCATACGCGCCTCACTCACATGGAGACGGAAAACAAGTGCTTCTACCGGGAGTCGCCGCTGTACTTGgaaag gtttGGGTTCTATAAGTACATGAAGAtggacagggaggagggggaggaagacgaagaggaggaggggcagcgccgagccttcctcttcctcaacCCGGACGGTGAGTGCCCCCCACGTCCCCCAGCGCGTGCCCACCTGGGCGTGGTGGGCTTAGCCATGCTTCCCACAGACTTCCTGGACGATGAGGACGAGGGGGAGCTGCTGGACAGTCTGGAGCCTACGGAGGCGTCCCTTCTGCAGAGCGGCCGCCGATCCCCGTCCCCAGTGGCCCCCACCACACCACTGGGACCCAAGCCTACCGCGCCAGCGCCTCCCAGCACCCGGGACCTGCCAACCCCCAGGCGCTCCCGGGCGCTGAGCTGGGCTGCACGGGCCGCGCGCCCCCTGCCCCTCTTCTTGGGCCGCGCCCTGCGCCCCCGAGCAGCCGCTGAGCAGCCGCCCCCAAAGGTGTATGTGACACGGGTGCGGCCGAGACTGCGGGCCCCCTCGCGGGCCCTGGCACCTCTCAGCCCCCGCGGCCCACCCTGGCCGCCCTTCCCCGGAGTATTCCTCCGTCCCAGACCACTTCCGCGGGTGCAGCTGCGGGTCCCCCCGCGCACGCCCCGGTCTCGAGGCCACAGGACCGGCGGCCCCCCCGCCACAGAGCTGAGGCCCTCTGCCCGGGCGCAGGCCACCCAGGGGAGCCGGGAGGGCCAGCTGCGCATGCTGGGCCTCCCGGGACCCACCACGGACTTGAACTTGTCATCAGAAGCACAGCCAGTGACCTCCTTCCTGAGCTTGTCCCAGGTGTCCAGGCCACAGGCGCCTGGgcaggacgaggaggaggaggaggagggggaagcagacgaAGATGGGGCCCAGGGCGAGGAGGACAGCGAGGAGGCAGGCGGGCCCCCCCGCGGCCGCTGGCGCGAGGACGCCATCGACTGGCAGCGCACGTTCAGCGTGGGCGCGATGGACTTCGAGCTGCTGCGCTCCGACTGGAACGACCTGCGCTGCAACGTGTCGGGGAACCTGCAGCTGCCGGAGGCTGAGGCCGTGGACGTGGTGGCTCAGTATATGGAGCGGCTCAACGCCCACCATGGCGG GCGCTACGCGCTTCTGCGCATCGTGAACGTGGAGAAGCGCCGGGACTCTGCGCGCGGAAGCCGCTTCCTCCTGGAGCTCGAGCTGCAAGAGCGCGGAGGCGGCCGCCTGCGTCTGTCCGAGTACGTCTTCCTGCGGCTGCCGGGAGCCCACGCGGGACACACAGACAGGGACGAAGAGAGTCCCGAGCCGGCGCCCGCCGCTTCCGTACGCCCAGACGGCCGCCCGGAGCTTTGCCGGCCCCTGCGCCTGGCCTGGCGCCAGGACGTGATGGTACACTTCATCGTGCCAG TGAAGAACCAGGCGCGCTGGGTGGCACAGTTCCTGGCCGACATGGCCGCGCTGCACGCCCGCACGGGGGACTCCCACTTCAGCGTCATCCTGGTGGACTTTGAGAGCGAGGATATGGATGTGGAACGGGCCTTGAGCGCAGCTCGGCTGCCCCG gTACCAGTACCTGAGGCGAACTGGAAACTTCGAGCGCTCCGCGGGCTTGCAAGCTGGCGTGGACTCCGTGGAGGTGcgagggcag GATGCCAGCAGCATCGTTTTCCTCTGTGATCTGCACATCCATTTCCCCCCCAACATCCTGGACGGCATCCGCAAACACTGCGTGGAGGGCAAGCTGGCCTTTGCACCTGTGGTCATGCGCCTGGGCTGCGGGAGCTCGCCGGGGGACCCTCACG GTTACTGGGAGGTGAATGGCTTTGGCCTCTTCGGGATCTATAAGTCAGACTTCGACCGCGTTGGAGGCATGAACACTGAGGAGTTCCGTGACCAGTGGGGGGGCGAGGACTGGGAGCTCCTGGACAG GGTCCTGCAGACTCAGGGACAGCCTTGGAACAGACTGTGTCCCCAGATTCCGTAG
- the B4GALNT4 gene encoding N-acetyl-beta-glucosaminyl-glycoprotein 4-beta-N-acetylgalactosaminyltransferase 1 isoform X3, whose amino-acid sequence MPRFPVKKVRKQIKLLLLLLLLTCAAWLTYVHLSLVRQGRALRQRLGYGRDGEKLSGVTESRGVRAALSTQRAEDSSESREEAQVPDGRDPNTLFPAGAGKPPSLNLTHQAPPWWDKYKGQVNLHVFEDWCGGAVGHLRRNLHFPLFPHTRTTVKKLAVSPKWKNYGLRIFGFIHPARDGDVQFSVASDDNSEFWLSPNESPASAQLVAFVGKTGSEWTAPGEFTKFSSQVSKPRRLMASRRYYFELLHKQDDRGSDHVEVGWRAFLPGLKFEVIGSAHISLYTDESSLKMDHVAHVPQSPASHVGGHLPQEEPRADMLRPDPRDTFFLTPRMEPSSLENVLEPCTYAPTYVVKDFPIARYQGLQFVYLSFVYPNDHTRLTHMETENKCFYRESPLYLERFGFYKYMKMDREEGEEDEEEEGQRRAFLFLNPDGECPPRPPARAHLGVVGLAMLPTDFLDDEDEGELLDSLEPTEASLLQSGRRSPSPVAPTTPLGPKPTAPAPPSTRDLPTPRRSRALSWAARAARPLPLFLGRALRPRAAAEQPPPKVYVTRVRPRLRAPSRALAPLSPRGPPWPPFPGVFLRPRPLPRVQLRVPPRTPRSRGHRTGGPPATELRPSARAQATQGSREGQLRMLGLPGPTTDLNLSSEAQPVTSFLSLSQVSRPQAPGQDEEEEEEGEADEDGAQGEEDSEEAGGPPRGRWREDAIDWQRTFSVGAMDFELLRSDWNDLRCNVSGNLQLPEAEAVDVVAQYMERLNAHHGGRYALLRIVNVEKRRDSARGSRFLLELELQERGGGRLRLSEYVFLRLPGAHAGHTDRDEESPEPAPAASVRPDGRPELCRPLRLAWRQDVMVHFIVPVKNQARWVAQFLADMAALHARTGDSHFSVILVDFESEDMDVERALSAARLPRYQYLRRTGNFERSAGLQAGVDSVEDASSIVFLCDLHIHFPPNILDGIRKHCVEGKLAFAPVVMRLGCGSSPGDPHGYWEVNGFGLFGIYKSDFDRVGGMNTEEFRDQWGGEDWELLDRVLQAGLEVERLRLRNFYHHYHSKRGMWATRSRKGSRTEGP is encoded by the exons ATGCCGCGGTTCCCGGTGAAGAAGGTCCGCAAGCAGAtcaagctgctgctgctgctgctcctcctcaccTGCGCCGCGTGGCTCACGTACGTGCACCTGAGCCTGGTGCGCCAGGGCCGCGCGCTGCGCCAGCGGCTGGGCTACGGGCGAG ATGGGGAGAAGCTGAGTGGCGTCACCGAGAGCAGGGGCGTCCGCGCCGCACTGTCCACGCAGAGGGCGGAGGACTCCAGCGAGAGCCGGGAGGAGGCACAGGTG CCTGATGGCCGGGACCCAAACACGCTGTTTCCCGCGGGGGCTGGAAAGCccccctctctgaacctcactcATCAGGCGCCTCCGTGGTGGGACAAG TACAAGGGGCAGGTGAACCTGCACGTGTTTGAGGACTGGTGCGGCGGCGCCGTGGGCCACCTGAGGAGGAACCTGCACTTCCCGCTGTTCCCTCAC ACGCGCACCACCGTGAAGAAGTTGGCCGTGTCCCCCAAGTGGAAGAACTACGGGCTGCGGATTTTTGGCTTCATCCATCCGGCAAGAGACG GAGATGTCCAGTTCTCTGTGGCTTCAGACGACAACTCTGAGTTCTGGCTGAGCCCAAACGAGAGCCCGGCAAGTGCCCAGCTGGTAGCCTTTGTGGGCAAG ACCGGCTCAGAGTGGACAGCACCTGGAGAATTCACCAAGTTCAGCTCCCAGGTGTCCAAGCCCAGGCG GCTCATGGCCTCCCGGAGGTACTACTTCGAGCTGCTGCACAAGCAGGACGACCGAGGCTCAGACCACGTGGAAGTGGGC tgGCGAGCCTTCTTGCCCGGCCTGAAGTTTGAGGTCATAGGCTCTGCTCACATCTCCTTGTACACAG ACGAGTCATCCCTGAAGATGGACCATGTGGCCCACGTCCCCCAGTCTCCAGCTAGCCATGTTGGGGGGCACCTGCCTCAGGAGGAGCCCAGAGCTGACATGCTGCGCCCGGACCCCCGAGACACCTTCTTCCTCA CTCCCCGCATGGAGCCTTCGAGTCTGGAGAATGTGCTGGAGCCCTGCACCTACGCCCCCACGTATGTCGTCAAGGACTTCCCCATCGCCAGATACCAGGGACTGCAGTTT GTGTACCTGTCCTTCGTCTACCCCAATGATCATACGCGCCTCACTCACATGGAGACGGAAAACAAGTGCTTCTACCGGGAGTCGCCGCTGTACTTGgaaag gtttGGGTTCTATAAGTACATGAAGAtggacagggaggagggggaggaagacgaagaggaggaggggcagcgccgagccttcctcttcctcaacCCGGACGGTGAGTGCCCCCCACGTCCCCCAGCGCGTGCCCACCTGGGCGTGGTGGGCTTAGCCATGCTTCCCACAGACTTCCTGGACGATGAGGACGAGGGGGAGCTGCTGGACAGTCTGGAGCCTACGGAGGCGTCCCTTCTGCAGAGCGGCCGCCGATCCCCGTCCCCAGTGGCCCCCACCACACCACTGGGACCCAAGCCTACCGCGCCAGCGCCTCCCAGCACCCGGGACCTGCCAACCCCCAGGCGCTCCCGGGCGCTGAGCTGGGCTGCACGGGCCGCGCGCCCCCTGCCCCTCTTCTTGGGCCGCGCCCTGCGCCCCCGAGCAGCCGCTGAGCAGCCGCCCCCAAAGGTGTATGTGACACGGGTGCGGCCGAGACTGCGGGCCCCCTCGCGGGCCCTGGCACCTCTCAGCCCCCGCGGCCCACCCTGGCCGCCCTTCCCCGGAGTATTCCTCCGTCCCAGACCACTTCCGCGGGTGCAGCTGCGGGTCCCCCCGCGCACGCCCCGGTCTCGAGGCCACAGGACCGGCGGCCCCCCCGCCACAGAGCTGAGGCCCTCTGCCCGGGCGCAGGCCACCCAGGGGAGCCGGGAGGGCCAGCTGCGCATGCTGGGCCTCCCGGGACCCACCACGGACTTGAACTTGTCATCAGAAGCACAGCCAGTGACCTCCTTCCTGAGCTTGTCCCAGGTGTCCAGGCCACAGGCGCCTGGgcaggacgaggaggaggaggaggagggggaagcagacgaAGATGGGGCCCAGGGCGAGGAGGACAGCGAGGAGGCAGGCGGGCCCCCCCGCGGCCGCTGGCGCGAGGACGCCATCGACTGGCAGCGCACGTTCAGCGTGGGCGCGATGGACTTCGAGCTGCTGCGCTCCGACTGGAACGACCTGCGCTGCAACGTGTCGGGGAACCTGCAGCTGCCGGAGGCTGAGGCCGTGGACGTGGTGGCTCAGTATATGGAGCGGCTCAACGCCCACCATGGCGG GCGCTACGCGCTTCTGCGCATCGTGAACGTGGAGAAGCGCCGGGACTCTGCGCGCGGAAGCCGCTTCCTCCTGGAGCTCGAGCTGCAAGAGCGCGGAGGCGGCCGCCTGCGTCTGTCCGAGTACGTCTTCCTGCGGCTGCCGGGAGCCCACGCGGGACACACAGACAGGGACGAAGAGAGTCCCGAGCCGGCGCCCGCCGCTTCCGTACGCCCAGACGGCCGCCCGGAGCTTTGCCGGCCCCTGCGCCTGGCCTGGCGCCAGGACGTGATGGTACACTTCATCGTGCCAG TGAAGAACCAGGCGCGCTGGGTGGCACAGTTCCTGGCCGACATGGCCGCGCTGCACGCCCGCACGGGGGACTCCCACTTCAGCGTCATCCTGGTGGACTTTGAGAGCGAGGATATGGATGTGGAACGGGCCTTGAGCGCAGCTCGGCTGCCCCG gTACCAGTACCTGAGGCGAACTGGAAACTTCGAGCGCTCCGCGGGCTTGCAAGCTGGCGTGGACTCCGTGGAG GATGCCAGCAGCATCGTTTTCCTCTGTGATCTGCACATCCATTTCCCCCCCAACATCCTGGACGGCATCCGCAAACACTGCGTGGAGGGCAAGCTGGCCTTTGCACCTGTGGTCATGCGCCTGGGCTGCGGGAGCTCGCCGGGGGACCCTCACG GTTACTGGGAGGTGAATGGCTTTGGCCTCTTCGGGATCTATAAGTCAGACTTCGACCGCGTTGGAGGCATGAACACTGAGGAGTTCCGTGACCAGTGGGGGGGCGAGGACTGGGAGCTCCTGGACAG GGTCCTGCAGGCAGGGCTGGAGGTGGAGCGGCTCCGACTGAGGAACTTCTACCACCACTACCACTCCAAGCGGGGAATGTGGGCCACACGCAGCCGGAAGGGCTCCCGCACAGAGGGCCCTTGA